From the Rhinolophus sinicus isolate RSC01 linkage group LG02, ASM3656204v1, whole genome shotgun sequence genome, one window contains:
- the LOC109448839 gene encoding DNA dC->dU-editing enzyme APOBEC-3C isoform X1 — protein sequence MDLQYLREEAEAWLEYYIKKSWTRNPMEQLYRDYFYFHFYNLHNASLRFGCYICYHVEGTQTHLPMPFKKGVFENQFYPKKRRHTELCFISWFRNQKKFLDKMLSPGEKYRVTWYMSWSPCINCANAVVRFLEENENADWRIFVARLYYSNSPEHRLGLRRLHHAGVQMNIMSSEDFEYCWETFVDHQGTPFFPWDDMDENYERLSMTLEDILQNQEN from the exons ATGGATCTCCAGTATttgagggaagaggcagaagcCTGGCTGGAATACTACATCAAGAAGTCCTGGACCAG AAACCCGATGGAGCAGTTGTATCGTGACTATTTCTACTTCCACTTTTACAACCTGCACAACGCCAGTCTTCGGTTTGGCTGCTACATCTGCTACCACGTGGAAGGAACACAGACTCACTTACCTATGCCCTTTAAAAAAGGGGTCTTTGAAAACCAG TTTTATCCCAAGAAGAGACGCCATACAGAACTCTGCTTCATCTCTTGGTTCCGCAACCAGAAGAAGTTCTTGGACAAGATGCTGTCCCCTGGTGAGAAATACCGTGTCACCTGGTACATGTCCTGGAGCCCCTGTATTAACTGTGCGAATGCTGTAGTCAGGTTCCTGGAGGAGAACGAGAACGCAGACTGGAGGATCTTCGTAGCTCGCCTCTATTACTCCAATTCTCCCGAACACCGGCTGGGGCTGCGCAGGCTGCATCATGCAGGGGTCCAGATGAATATCATGTCATCAGAGG ATTTTGAGTACTGCTGGGAAACCTTCGTGGACCACCAGGGAACACCCTTCTTCCCCTGGGATGACATGGATGAAAATTATGAGAGACTATCTATGACTTTAGAGGACATTCTCCAG AATCAGGAAAATTGA
- the LOC141570177 gene encoding DNA dC->dU-editing enzyme APOBEC-3G-like isoform X3, with amino-acid sequence MPALEARPLMDKDTFLENFTHEVQPHKTYLCYEVELQEDDAWVPVDEYKGFLRNKGTDTMEPRCHAELCLLRLIRSWELNTEQHYRVTCFISWSPCHDCARELAAFLGKNSHLSLRIFASRIYTLGGYKTGLRQLQAAGAQVAIMASKEFEYCWETFVDHQGAAFVPWDDLDKHSEDRSKALKDILQNQEN; translated from the exons ATGCCAGCACTCGAGGCCAG ACCCCTCATGGATAAAGACACCTTCCTTGAGAACTTCACTCATGAGGTTCAGCCGCACAAGACCTACCTGTGCTACGAGGTAGAGCTCCAGGAGGATGACGCCTGGGTCCCAGTGGACGAGTACAAGGGCTTCCTGCGCAACAAG GGCACTGACACAATGGAGCCCCGCTGCCACGCAGAGCTGTGCCTCCTGCGGCTGATCCGGTCCTGGGAGCTGAACACGGAGCAGCACTACAGGGTCACCTGTTTCATCTCCTGGAGCCCCTGCCATGACTGTGCCAGGGAACTGGCTGCGTTCCTGGGCAAGAACAGCCACTTGAGCCTGCGCATCTTCGCCTCCCGCATCTATACGCTTGGTGGATATAAGACTGGGCTGCGCCAGCTGCAGGCGGCTGGGGCACAAGTCGCCATCATGGCCTCCAAGG AGTTTGAGTACTGCTGGGAAACCTTCGTGGACCACCAGGGCGCAGCCTTCGTACCCTGGGATGACCTGGATAAACATAGCGAAGACCGATCTAAGGCTCTGAAGGACATTCTCCAG AATCAGGAAAACTGA
- the LOC141570177 gene encoding DNA dC->dU-editing enzyme APOBEC-3G-like isoform X2 has protein sequence MPALEARPLMDKDTFLENFTHEVQPHKTYLCYEVELQEDDAWVPVDEYKGFLRNKGTDTMEPRCHAELCLLRLIRSWELNTEQHYRVTCFISWSPCHDCARELAAFLGKNSHLSLRIFASRIYTLGGYKTGLRQLQAAGAQVAIMASKEFEYCWETFVDHQGAAFVPWDDLDKHSEDRSKALKDILQSAFWI, from the exons ATGCCAGCACTCGAGGCCAG ACCCCTCATGGATAAAGACACCTTCCTTGAGAACTTCACTCATGAGGTTCAGCCGCACAAGACCTACCTGTGCTACGAGGTAGAGCTCCAGGAGGATGACGCCTGGGTCCCAGTGGACGAGTACAAGGGCTTCCTGCGCAACAAG GGCACTGACACAATGGAGCCCCGCTGCCACGCAGAGCTGTGCCTCCTGCGGCTGATCCGGTCCTGGGAGCTGAACACGGAGCAGCACTACAGGGTCACCTGTTTCATCTCCTGGAGCCCCTGCCATGACTGTGCCAGGGAACTGGCTGCGTTCCTGGGCAAGAACAGCCACTTGAGCCTGCGCATCTTCGCCTCCCGCATCTATACGCTTGGTGGATATAAGACTGGGCTGCGCCAGCTGCAGGCGGCTGGGGCACAAGTCGCCATCATGGCCTCCAAGG AGTTTGAGTACTGCTGGGAAACCTTCGTGGACCACCAGGGCGCAGCCTTCGTACCCTGGGATGACCTGGATAAACATAGCGAAGACCGATCTAAGGCTCTGAAGGACATTCTCCAG TCTGCCTTCTGGATCTAG
- the LOC141570177 gene encoding DNA dC->dU-editing enzyme APOBEC-3A-like isoform X1: MPALEARPLMDKDTFLENFTHEVQPHKTYLCYEVELQEDDAWVPVDEYKGFLRNKGTDTMEPRCHAELCLLRLIRSWELNTEQHYRVTCFISWSPCHDCARELAAFLGKNSHLSLRIFASRIYTLGGYKTGLRQLQAAGAQVAIMASKEFEYCWETFVDHQGAAFVPWDDLDKHSEDRSKALKDILQTSSLFIFPTASLLLPSSLPSGSRIRKTDGWPAISLKKARDLR; encoded by the exons ATGCCAGCACTCGAGGCCAG ACCCCTCATGGATAAAGACACCTTCCTTGAGAACTTCACTCATGAGGTTCAGCCGCACAAGACCTACCTGTGCTACGAGGTAGAGCTCCAGGAGGATGACGCCTGGGTCCCAGTGGACGAGTACAAGGGCTTCCTGCGCAACAAG GGCACTGACACAATGGAGCCCCGCTGCCACGCAGAGCTGTGCCTCCTGCGGCTGATCCGGTCCTGGGAGCTGAACACGGAGCAGCACTACAGGGTCACCTGTTTCATCTCCTGGAGCCCCTGCCATGACTGTGCCAGGGAACTGGCTGCGTTCCTGGGCAAGAACAGCCACTTGAGCCTGCGCATCTTCGCCTCCCGCATCTATACGCTTGGTGGATATAAGACTGGGCTGCGCCAGCTGCAGGCGGCTGGGGCACAAGTCGCCATCATGGCCTCCAAGG AGTTTGAGTACTGCTGGGAAACCTTCGTGGACCACCAGGGCGCAGCCTTCGTACCCTGGGATGACCTGGATAAACATAGCGAAGACCGATCTAAGGCTCTGAAGGACATTCTCCAG ACctcttctctcttcatctttccaACTGCCTCACTCCTGCTTCCTTCAAGTCTGCCTTCTGGATCTAGAATCAGGAAAACTGACGGGTGGCCTGCAATCTCTCTAAAGAAGGCAAGAGACCTGCGTTGA
- the LOC109448839 gene encoding DNA dC->dU-editing enzyme APOBEC-3C isoform X2, translating into MEQLYRDYFYFHFYNLHNASLRFGCYICYHVEGTQTHLPMPFKKGVFENQFYPKKRRHTELCFISWFRNQKKFLDKMLSPGEKYRVTWYMSWSPCINCANAVVRFLEENENADWRIFVARLYYSNSPEHRLGLRRLHHAGVQMNIMSSEDFEYCWETFVDHQGTPFFPWDDMDENYERLSMTLEDILQNQEN; encoded by the exons ATGGAGCAGTTGTATCGTGACTATTTCTACTTCCACTTTTACAACCTGCACAACGCCAGTCTTCGGTTTGGCTGCTACATCTGCTACCACGTGGAAGGAACACAGACTCACTTACCTATGCCCTTTAAAAAAGGGGTCTTTGAAAACCAG TTTTATCCCAAGAAGAGACGCCATACAGAACTCTGCTTCATCTCTTGGTTCCGCAACCAGAAGAAGTTCTTGGACAAGATGCTGTCCCCTGGTGAGAAATACCGTGTCACCTGGTACATGTCCTGGAGCCCCTGTATTAACTGTGCGAATGCTGTAGTCAGGTTCCTGGAGGAGAACGAGAACGCAGACTGGAGGATCTTCGTAGCTCGCCTCTATTACTCCAATTCTCCCGAACACCGGCTGGGGCTGCGCAGGCTGCATCATGCAGGGGTCCAGATGAATATCATGTCATCAGAGG ATTTTGAGTACTGCTGGGAAACCTTCGTGGACCACCAGGGAACACCCTTCTTCCCCTGGGATGACATGGATGAAAATTATGAGAGACTATCTATGACTTTAGAGGACATTCTCCAG AATCAGGAAAATTGA
- the LOC109448838 gene encoding DNA dC->dU-editing enzyme APOBEC-3B produces the protein MAGWGRISGGDYIQIPWVRNPMKRLYPGIFSFHFRNLIYANGRNSSYLCFEVAGVQYYSSRTVSFHRGVFRNQVYENKSYHAELCFLSWFKANKLSPGEHYHVTWFLSWSPCARCAEEIANFLKQHRNVTLRVFAARLYYFWNPAFQQGLRKLRCLGAQVKVMSYHDFNYCWENFVYNRYMRFRCWKKVHRNYNFMSTRLEEILRNMSLLPEEIFYYQFGNQPRVSEPKGRRKTYLCYKLKLLDVTLEQGYFKNKKKSHAEICFIDKICSLDLDQTQRYKIICYVTWSPCAHCAEKLVAFIDDHPHLSLQVFTSRLYVHWRWVNQHGLRQLWKSNIPVLAMTEPEFTDCWKNFVDNQERPFEPWEKLKQHSDKVKRRLQKILKINTIDLFSEQSSEEIRDLNNLVDAVRNLNLDAHDPHY, from the exons ATGGCAGGGTGGGGACGTATCAGTGGAGGAGACTACATCCAGATCCCCTGGGTCAG AAACCCGATGAAGCGGTTATATCCTGGGATCTTCTCCTTCCACTTCCGCAACCTGATCTACGCCAACGGGCGAAATTCCTCCTACCTCTGCTTCGAAGTGGCAGGAGTGCAGTACTACTCATCTCGTACCGTATCCTTTCACCGTGGGGTCTTTCGAAACCAG GTCTATGAGAATAAATCCTACCATGCAGAACTCTGCTTCCTGTCTTGGTTCAAAGCTAACAAGCTGTCTCCTGGTGAACATTACCATGTCACCTGGTTCCTGTCCTGGAGCCCCTGCGCCAGGTGTGCAGAGGAGATAGCCAACTTCCTGAAGCAGCACAGGAACGTGACGCTGAGAGTCTTCGCTGCCCGCCTCTACTACTTCTGGAACCCAGCATTCCAGCAGGGGCTTCGGAAGCTGCGCTGCTTAGGGGCCCAGGTGAAAGTCATGTCCTACCACG ATTTTAACTACTGTTGGGAAAACTTCGTGTACAACCGGTACATGCGTTTCAGGTGTTGGAAGAAAGTGcatagaaattataattttatgtccACACGGCTTGAGGAAATCCTCAG AAACATGAGTCTGCTGCCAGAGGAAATATTCTACTACCAGTTTGGCAACCAGCCACGGGTCAGCGAGCCCAAGGGACGGAGGAAGACCTACTTGTGCTACAAGCTGAAGCTGCTCGATGTGACACTTGAGCAAGGCTACTTTAAGAACAAG AAAAAGAGCCATGCAGAAATTTGCTTTATTGACAAGATCTGCTCACTGGACCTGGACCAAACCCAGAGGTACAAAATCATCTGCTATGTCACATGGAGCCCCTGTGCCCACTGTGCTGAGAAACTGGTGGCTTTCATTGATGACCACCCCCACCTGAGCCTCCAGGTCTTCACCTCCCGCCTGTACGTCCACTGGCGCTGGGTAAATCAGCATGGGCTGCGACAGCTTTGGAAATCCAACATCCCAGTGTTGGCCATGACAGAACCAG AGTTTACTGACTGCTGGAAAAACTTTGTGGATAACCAGGAAAGGCCTTTCGAGCCCTGGGAGAAGCTGAAGCAACATAGTGACAAAGTAAAACGAAGGCTCCAGAAGATTCTGAAG ATCAACACGATAGATCTGTTCTCAGAACAGAGCTCAGAAGAGATTCGAGATCTGAATAATTTAGTGGATGCTGTCAGAAATTTGAACTTGGATGCCCATGACCCTCATTACTAA